One region of Oryzias latipes chromosome 6, ASM223467v1 genomic DNA includes:
- the ppp6r3 gene encoding serine/threonine-protein phosphatase 6 regulatory subunit 3 isoform X4 produces MFWKFDLHTTSHIDTLLEKEDVTLIEVMDEDDVLQECKAHNHKLVDFLLRPQCMEDLVTYITQEPDADVEEKVKYKYPNISCELLTSDVSQINDRLGEDEKLLMKLYGFLKNEPPLNPLLASFFSKVLSILIGRKPEQIVNFLRKREDFVDLMIKHIGTSAIMDLLLRMLTCIEPQQLRQDVLNWLNEEKVIQRLVDTVQPAQDEDRHSNASQSLCEIIRLSRDQMFQVQGCSDPDPLLATLEKQETVEQLLANIFEKEKNDSAIVSVIQILLTLFETRRPAFEGHMECPPGVSHPSFSVNHSILEAVRPRLKDFHQLLLEPPKKNVMKTTWGVLDPPVGNTRLNVVRLVASLLQCNNHSINTELINLNTLGVILDMYFKYIWNNFLHIQVEICTAMILAMPPAPTDMQPGTEQEQAKDSMLIRHLFEKSQFIQRIVDAWSSNEKEQAEGGRRRGYMGHLTRIANSIVHNSDKGPNGLQIQQLLSELPSEDRERWEAFVSGQLADTNKRNAVDLVNTHHIHSSSDDEVDFKDSGFHQDSSLQQFGFNDEEFADQDDVVDIPFDRISDINFSLNTNESANIALFEARCKEKIQQFEDAGSDEEDIWDEKDVTFAPEAQRRQRSSGSTDSEESTDSEEEDGKRDPFETSNPSADDRMEVDTGPVWTANFDDIPMDTGTSTAPAPSPSSTAVSPSSSKAPPEAAWNSVGPNPESSWADFSSFTPVSPKDPLRCNSPVAMETSIETVDPLGVNAAMHPEECDCWLGASVAPPSSPKAEGCALSNAEEETSSCEQRSITETLINGSMKETVSLTVDAKTETAVFKSDEEKLSSSEKYLAVECEDASNVSSCLKSGEKCRPTAELPNGPLKEVSAAEDNKQDSPVPSEPAINGPA; encoded by the exons ATGTTTTGGAAATTTGACCTCCACACCACTTCTCACATCGACACCCTCTTAGAGAAGGAGGATGTGACGCTCATAGAGGTTATGGATGAGGACGACGTTCTGCAGGAGTGTAAAGCTCACAACCACAAGCTGGTGGACTTCCTGCTGAGACCTCAATGCATGGAGGACCTGGTCACTTATATCACGCAGGAACCCGATGCCGATGTTGAGGAAAAGGTTAAATACaa GTATCCCAACATATCGTGTGAGCTGCTTACATCCGATGTGAGTCAGATCAACGACAGACTGGGTGAAGATGAAAAGTTGCTGATGAAGCTTTACGGCTTCCTCAAGAATGAACCGCCTCTTAACCCACTTCTGGCCAGCTTCTTCTCCAAAGTGCTGTCTATTCTGATAGGACGCAAGCCGGAACAG ATAGTGAATTTTCTGAGGAAGAGGGAGGACTTTGTTGATCTGATGATCAAACACATCGGGACGTCAGCCATCATGGACCTGCTGCTCAGAATGCTCACCTGCATTGAACCACAACAGCTACGTCAAGATGTTCTCAAT TGGCTAAATGAGGAGAAGGTCATTCAGAGGCTGGTGGACACGGTGCAGCCTGCTCAAGATGAAGAT AGACACTCCAATGCATCCCAGTCTCTGTGTGAAATCATCAGACTGAGCCGAGATCAGATGTTCCAGGTCCAGGGCTGCTCAGATCCTGACCCCCTTCTAGCCACACTTGAAAA GCAGGAGACGGTGGAGCAGCTGCTTGCCAACATCTTTGAAAAGGAGAAGAATGACTCTGCAATTGTCAGCGTCATACAGATCCTTCTCACCTTGTTTGAGACGCGGAGACCAGC GTTTGAGGGGCATATGGAGTGTCCCCCTGGGGTGTCCCATCCATCTTTCTCAGTCAACCACAGCATCCTGGAGGCTGTGCGGCCTCGACTCAAAGACTTTCACCAGCTGCTGCTTGAACCCCCCAAG aaaaatgtgatgaaaactACATGGGGGGTGCTGGACCCACCCGTGGGCAATACTCGCCTCAATGTGGTCAGACTGGTGGCCAGTTTGTTGCAGTGCAACAATCACAGCATCAACACAGAACTCATAAACCTCAACACACTGGGAGTCATACTA GATATGTACTTCAAATACATCTGGAACAACTTCCTCCACATTCAGGTGGAAATCTGCACAGCCATGATTCTGGCTATGCCCCCAGCCCCCACAGACATGcagccaggcacagagcagGAACAAGCAAAGGACAGCATGCTGATCAGACAT CTCTTTGAGAAAAGTCAGTTTATCCAGAGAATCGTGGACGCCTGGAGCTCCAACGAAAAAGAACA GGCAGAAGGTGGGCGGCGACGAGGCTACATGGGTCACCTGACCAGGATAGCCAACTCTATAGTTCATAACAGTGATAAAGGGCCAAACGGGCTGCAGATACAGCAGCTCCTCTCTG AGCTGCCTTCAGAGGACCGGGAAAGATGGGAGGCCTTTGTTTCTGGGCAGCTGGCTGACACAAACAAGAGAAACGCAGTTGACTTG GTCAACACTCATCACATCCACTCTTCCAGTGATGACGAGGTGGACTTTAAAGACAGTGGGTTTCATCAGGACTCCTCCCTTCAACAG TTCGGCTTCAATGATGAAGAGTTTGCGGATCAGGACGATGTTGTGGA TATTCCTTTTGATAGAATATCAGACATCAATTTTTCACTCAACACAAATGAAAGT GCAAATATAGCTCTGTTCGAGGCCCGCTGCAAGGAGAAAATCCAGCAGTTTGAAGACGCTGGTTCAGATGAGGAGGACATCTGGGATGAAAAAGACGTCACCTTTGCTCCCGAGGCTCAGAGACGCCAGAG GAGCTCTGGCAGCACAGACAGCGAGGAGAGCACGGATTCTGAGGAAGAGGACGGGAAAAGGGATCCGTTTGAAACCTCCAATCCCAGCGCCGATGACAGAATGGAAGTCGACACAG GGCCAGTGTGGACAGCTAACTTTGATGACATCCCCATGGACACGGGAACATCCACAGCTCCAGCCCCGAGCCCCAGCAGCACTGCCGTGTCCCCCTCCTCCTCTAAAGCCCCTCCTGAAGCAGCGTGGAACTCTGTGGGACCCAACCCTGAAAGCAGCTGGGCAGATTTCTCCAGCTTCACCCCTGTTAG TCCCAAAGACCCTCTGAGGTGCAACTCTCCGGTTGCTATGGAAACCAGCATAGAGACAGTAGACCCTCTTGGGGTGAACGCAGCAATGCATCCTGAGG AGTGTGATTGCTGGTTGGGCGCCTCTGtggcccctccctcctctcccAAAGCTGAGGGCTGCGCTCTTTCCAACGCAGAGGAGGAAACGTCCAGCTGTGAGCAGCGCAGCATCACTGAGACGCTCATCAACGGCTCCATGAAAGAAACTGTCAGTCTCACTGTGGACGCCAAGACGGAGACGGCCGTCTTCAAGAG TGATGAAGAGAAGCTCTCCTCTTCAGAGAAGTACCTGGCGGTGGAGTGTGAGGACGCCAGCAACGTCAGCAGCTGTCTCAAATCCGG
- the ppp6r3 gene encoding serine/threonine-protein phosphatase 6 regulatory subunit 3 isoform X2, protein MFWKFDLHTTSHIDTLLEKEDVTLIEVMDEDDVLQECKAHNHKLVDFLLRPQCMEDLVTYITQEPDADVEEKVKYKYPNISCELLTSDVSQINDRLGEDEKLLMKLYGFLKNEPPLNPLLASFFSKVLSILIGRKPEQIVNFLRKREDFVDLMIKHIGTSAIMDLLLRMLTCIEPQQLRQDVLNWLNEEKVIQRLVDTVQPAQDEDRHSNASQSLCEIIRLSRDQMFQVQGCSDPDPLLATLEKQETVEQLLANIFEKEKNDSAIVSVIQILLTLFETRRPAFEGHMECPPGVSHPSFSVNHSILEAVRPRLKDFHQLLLEPPKKNVMKTTWGVLDPPVGNTRLNVVRLVASLLQCNNHSINTELINLNTLGVILDMYFKYIWNNFLHIQVEICTAMILAMPPAPTDMQPGTEQEQAKDSMLIRHLFEKSQFIQRIVDAWSSNEKEQAEGGRRRGYMGHLTRIANSIVHNSDKGPNGLQIQQLLSELPSEDRERWEAFVSGQLADTNKRNAVDLVNTHHIHSSSDDEVDFKDSGFHQDSSLQQAFSDYQMQQMTSNFIEQFGFNDEEFADQDDVVDIPFDRISDINFSLNTNESANIALFEARCKEKIQQFEDAGSDEEDIWDEKDVTFAPEAQRRQRSSGSTDSEESTDSEEEDGKRDPFETSNPSADDRMEVDTGPVWTANFDDIPMDTGTSTAPAPSPSSTAVSPSSSKAPPEAAWNSVGPNPESSWADFSSFTPVSPKDPLRCNSPVAMETSIETVDPLGVNAAMHPEECDCWLGASVAPPSSPKAEGCALSNAEEETSSCEQRSITETLINGSMKETVSLTVDAKTETAVFKSDEEKLSSSEKYLAVECEDASNVSSCLKSGEKCRPTAELPNGPLKEVSAAEDNKQDSPVPSEPAINGPA, encoded by the exons ATGTTTTGGAAATTTGACCTCCACACCACTTCTCACATCGACACCCTCTTAGAGAAGGAGGATGTGACGCTCATAGAGGTTATGGATGAGGACGACGTTCTGCAGGAGTGTAAAGCTCACAACCACAAGCTGGTGGACTTCCTGCTGAGACCTCAATGCATGGAGGACCTGGTCACTTATATCACGCAGGAACCCGATGCCGATGTTGAGGAAAAGGTTAAATACaa GTATCCCAACATATCGTGTGAGCTGCTTACATCCGATGTGAGTCAGATCAACGACAGACTGGGTGAAGATGAAAAGTTGCTGATGAAGCTTTACGGCTTCCTCAAGAATGAACCGCCTCTTAACCCACTTCTGGCCAGCTTCTTCTCCAAAGTGCTGTCTATTCTGATAGGACGCAAGCCGGAACAG ATAGTGAATTTTCTGAGGAAGAGGGAGGACTTTGTTGATCTGATGATCAAACACATCGGGACGTCAGCCATCATGGACCTGCTGCTCAGAATGCTCACCTGCATTGAACCACAACAGCTACGTCAAGATGTTCTCAAT TGGCTAAATGAGGAGAAGGTCATTCAGAGGCTGGTGGACACGGTGCAGCCTGCTCAAGATGAAGAT AGACACTCCAATGCATCCCAGTCTCTGTGTGAAATCATCAGACTGAGCCGAGATCAGATGTTCCAGGTCCAGGGCTGCTCAGATCCTGACCCCCTTCTAGCCACACTTGAAAA GCAGGAGACGGTGGAGCAGCTGCTTGCCAACATCTTTGAAAAGGAGAAGAATGACTCTGCAATTGTCAGCGTCATACAGATCCTTCTCACCTTGTTTGAGACGCGGAGACCAGC GTTTGAGGGGCATATGGAGTGTCCCCCTGGGGTGTCCCATCCATCTTTCTCAGTCAACCACAGCATCCTGGAGGCTGTGCGGCCTCGACTCAAAGACTTTCACCAGCTGCTGCTTGAACCCCCCAAG aaaaatgtgatgaaaactACATGGGGGGTGCTGGACCCACCCGTGGGCAATACTCGCCTCAATGTGGTCAGACTGGTGGCCAGTTTGTTGCAGTGCAACAATCACAGCATCAACACAGAACTCATAAACCTCAACACACTGGGAGTCATACTA GATATGTACTTCAAATACATCTGGAACAACTTCCTCCACATTCAGGTGGAAATCTGCACAGCCATGATTCTGGCTATGCCCCCAGCCCCCACAGACATGcagccaggcacagagcagGAACAAGCAAAGGACAGCATGCTGATCAGACAT CTCTTTGAGAAAAGTCAGTTTATCCAGAGAATCGTGGACGCCTGGAGCTCCAACGAAAAAGAACA GGCAGAAGGTGGGCGGCGACGAGGCTACATGGGTCACCTGACCAGGATAGCCAACTCTATAGTTCATAACAGTGATAAAGGGCCAAACGGGCTGCAGATACAGCAGCTCCTCTCTG AGCTGCCTTCAGAGGACCGGGAAAGATGGGAGGCCTTTGTTTCTGGGCAGCTGGCTGACACAAACAAGAGAAACGCAGTTGACTTG GTCAACACTCATCACATCCACTCTTCCAGTGATGACGAGGTGGACTTTAAAGACAGTGGGTTTCATCAGGACTCCTCCCTTCAACAG GCCTTTTCTGATTATCAGATGCAACAAATGACGTCCAATTTTATTGAGCAGTTCGGCTTCAATGATGAAGAGTTTGCGGATCAGGACGATGTTGTGGA TATTCCTTTTGATAGAATATCAGACATCAATTTTTCACTCAACACAAATGAAAGT GCAAATATAGCTCTGTTCGAGGCCCGCTGCAAGGAGAAAATCCAGCAGTTTGAAGACGCTGGTTCAGATGAGGAGGACATCTGGGATGAAAAAGACGTCACCTTTGCTCCCGAGGCTCAGAGACGCCAGAG GAGCTCTGGCAGCACAGACAGCGAGGAGAGCACGGATTCTGAGGAAGAGGACGGGAAAAGGGATCCGTTTGAAACCTCCAATCCCAGCGCCGATGACAGAATGGAAGTCGACACAG GGCCAGTGTGGACAGCTAACTTTGATGACATCCCCATGGACACGGGAACATCCACAGCTCCAGCCCCGAGCCCCAGCAGCACTGCCGTGTCCCCCTCCTCCTCTAAAGCCCCTCCTGAAGCAGCGTGGAACTCTGTGGGACCCAACCCTGAAAGCAGCTGGGCAGATTTCTCCAGCTTCACCCCTGTTAG TCCCAAAGACCCTCTGAGGTGCAACTCTCCGGTTGCTATGGAAACCAGCATAGAGACAGTAGACCCTCTTGGGGTGAACGCAGCAATGCATCCTGAGG AGTGTGATTGCTGGTTGGGCGCCTCTGtggcccctccctcctctcccAAAGCTGAGGGCTGCGCTCTTTCCAACGCAGAGGAGGAAACGTCCAGCTGTGAGCAGCGCAGCATCACTGAGACGCTCATCAACGGCTCCATGAAAGAAACTGTCAGTCTCACTGTGGACGCCAAGACGGAGACGGCCGTCTTCAAGAG TGATGAAGAGAAGCTCTCCTCTTCAGAGAAGTACCTGGCGGTGGAGTGTGAGGACGCCAGCAACGTCAGCAGCTGTCTCAAATCCGG
- the ppp6r3 gene encoding serine/threonine-protein phosphatase 6 regulatory subunit 3 isoform X3 codes for MFWKFDLHTTSHIDTLLEKEDVTLIEVMDEDDVLQECKAHNHKLVDFLLRPQCMEDLVTYITQEPDADVEEKVKYKYPNISCELLTSDVSQINDRLGEDEKLLMKLYGFLKNEPPLNPLLASFFSKVLSILIGRKPEQIVNFLRKREDFVDLMIKHIGTSAIMDLLLRMLTCIEPQQLRQDVLNWLNEEKVIQRLVDTVQPAQDEDRHSNASQSLCEIIRLSRDQMFQVQGCSDPDPLLATLEKQETVEQLLANIFEKEKNDSAIVSVIQILLTLFETRRPAFEGHMECPPGVSHPSFSVNHSILEAVRPRLKDFHQLLLEPPKKNVMKTTWGVLDPPVGNTRLNVVRLVASLLQCNNHSINTELINLNTLGVILDMYFKYIWNNFLHIQVEICTAMILAMPPAPTDMQPGTEQEQAKDSMLIRHLFEKSQFIQRIVDAWSSNEKEQAEGGRRRGYMGHLTRIANSIVHNSDKGPNGLQIQQLLSELPSEDRERWEAFVSGQLADTNKRNAVDLVNTHHIHSSSDDEVDFKDSGFHQDSSLQQFGFNDEEFADQDDVVDIPFDRISDINFSLNTNESANIALFEARCKEKIQQFEDAGSDEEDIWDEKDVTFAPEAQRRQRSSGSTDSEESTDSEEEDGKRDPFETSNPSADDRMEVDTGPVWTANFDDIPMDTGTSTAPAPSPSSTAVSPSSSKAPPEAAWNSVGPNPESSWADFSSFTPVSPKDPLRCNSPVAMETSIETVDPLGVNAAMHPEECDCWLGASVAPPSSPKAEGCALSNAEEETSSCEQRSITETLINGSMKETVSLTVDAKTETAVFKRVLKSYRDEEKLSSSEKYLAVECEDASNVSSCLKSGEKCRPTAELPNGPLKEVSAAEDNKQDSPVPSEPAINGPA; via the exons ATGTTTTGGAAATTTGACCTCCACACCACTTCTCACATCGACACCCTCTTAGAGAAGGAGGATGTGACGCTCATAGAGGTTATGGATGAGGACGACGTTCTGCAGGAGTGTAAAGCTCACAACCACAAGCTGGTGGACTTCCTGCTGAGACCTCAATGCATGGAGGACCTGGTCACTTATATCACGCAGGAACCCGATGCCGATGTTGAGGAAAAGGTTAAATACaa GTATCCCAACATATCGTGTGAGCTGCTTACATCCGATGTGAGTCAGATCAACGACAGACTGGGTGAAGATGAAAAGTTGCTGATGAAGCTTTACGGCTTCCTCAAGAATGAACCGCCTCTTAACCCACTTCTGGCCAGCTTCTTCTCCAAAGTGCTGTCTATTCTGATAGGACGCAAGCCGGAACAG ATAGTGAATTTTCTGAGGAAGAGGGAGGACTTTGTTGATCTGATGATCAAACACATCGGGACGTCAGCCATCATGGACCTGCTGCTCAGAATGCTCACCTGCATTGAACCACAACAGCTACGTCAAGATGTTCTCAAT TGGCTAAATGAGGAGAAGGTCATTCAGAGGCTGGTGGACACGGTGCAGCCTGCTCAAGATGAAGAT AGACACTCCAATGCATCCCAGTCTCTGTGTGAAATCATCAGACTGAGCCGAGATCAGATGTTCCAGGTCCAGGGCTGCTCAGATCCTGACCCCCTTCTAGCCACACTTGAAAA GCAGGAGACGGTGGAGCAGCTGCTTGCCAACATCTTTGAAAAGGAGAAGAATGACTCTGCAATTGTCAGCGTCATACAGATCCTTCTCACCTTGTTTGAGACGCGGAGACCAGC GTTTGAGGGGCATATGGAGTGTCCCCCTGGGGTGTCCCATCCATCTTTCTCAGTCAACCACAGCATCCTGGAGGCTGTGCGGCCTCGACTCAAAGACTTTCACCAGCTGCTGCTTGAACCCCCCAAG aaaaatgtgatgaaaactACATGGGGGGTGCTGGACCCACCCGTGGGCAATACTCGCCTCAATGTGGTCAGACTGGTGGCCAGTTTGTTGCAGTGCAACAATCACAGCATCAACACAGAACTCATAAACCTCAACACACTGGGAGTCATACTA GATATGTACTTCAAATACATCTGGAACAACTTCCTCCACATTCAGGTGGAAATCTGCACAGCCATGATTCTGGCTATGCCCCCAGCCCCCACAGACATGcagccaggcacagagcagGAACAAGCAAAGGACAGCATGCTGATCAGACAT CTCTTTGAGAAAAGTCAGTTTATCCAGAGAATCGTGGACGCCTGGAGCTCCAACGAAAAAGAACA GGCAGAAGGTGGGCGGCGACGAGGCTACATGGGTCACCTGACCAGGATAGCCAACTCTATAGTTCATAACAGTGATAAAGGGCCAAACGGGCTGCAGATACAGCAGCTCCTCTCTG AGCTGCCTTCAGAGGACCGGGAAAGATGGGAGGCCTTTGTTTCTGGGCAGCTGGCTGACACAAACAAGAGAAACGCAGTTGACTTG GTCAACACTCATCACATCCACTCTTCCAGTGATGACGAGGTGGACTTTAAAGACAGTGGGTTTCATCAGGACTCCTCCCTTCAACAG TTCGGCTTCAATGATGAAGAGTTTGCGGATCAGGACGATGTTGTGGA TATTCCTTTTGATAGAATATCAGACATCAATTTTTCACTCAACACAAATGAAAGT GCAAATATAGCTCTGTTCGAGGCCCGCTGCAAGGAGAAAATCCAGCAGTTTGAAGACGCTGGTTCAGATGAGGAGGACATCTGGGATGAAAAAGACGTCACCTTTGCTCCCGAGGCTCAGAGACGCCAGAG GAGCTCTGGCAGCACAGACAGCGAGGAGAGCACGGATTCTGAGGAAGAGGACGGGAAAAGGGATCCGTTTGAAACCTCCAATCCCAGCGCCGATGACAGAATGGAAGTCGACACAG GGCCAGTGTGGACAGCTAACTTTGATGACATCCCCATGGACACGGGAACATCCACAGCTCCAGCCCCGAGCCCCAGCAGCACTGCCGTGTCCCCCTCCTCCTCTAAAGCCCCTCCTGAAGCAGCGTGGAACTCTGTGGGACCCAACCCTGAAAGCAGCTGGGCAGATTTCTCCAGCTTCACCCCTGTTAG TCCCAAAGACCCTCTGAGGTGCAACTCTCCGGTTGCTATGGAAACCAGCATAGAGACAGTAGACCCTCTTGGGGTGAACGCAGCAATGCATCCTGAGG AGTGTGATTGCTGGTTGGGCGCCTCTGtggcccctccctcctctcccAAAGCTGAGGGCTGCGCTCTTTCCAACGCAGAGGAGGAAACGTCCAGCTGTGAGCAGCGCAGCATCACTGAGACGCTCATCAACGGCTCCATGAAAGAAACTGTCAGTCTCACTGTGGACGCCAAGACGGAGACGGCCGTCTTCAAGAG AGTGTTGAAATCTTATCG TGATGAAGAGAAGCTCTCCTCTTCAGAGAAGTACCTGGCGGTGGAGTGTGAGGACGCCAGCAACGTCAGCAGCTGTCTCAAATCCGG
- the ppp6r3 gene encoding serine/threonine-protein phosphatase 6 regulatory subunit 3 isoform X1, whose protein sequence is MFWKFDLHTTSHIDTLLEKEDVTLIEVMDEDDVLQECKAHNHKLVDFLLRPQCMEDLVTYITQEPDADVEEKVKYKYPNISCELLTSDVSQINDRLGEDEKLLMKLYGFLKNEPPLNPLLASFFSKVLSILIGRKPEQIVNFLRKREDFVDLMIKHIGTSAIMDLLLRMLTCIEPQQLRQDVLNWLNEEKVIQRLVDTVQPAQDEDRHSNASQSLCEIIRLSRDQMFQVQGCSDPDPLLATLEKQETVEQLLANIFEKEKNDSAIVSVIQILLTLFETRRPAFEGHMECPPGVSHPSFSVNHSILEAVRPRLKDFHQLLLEPPKKNVMKTTWGVLDPPVGNTRLNVVRLVASLLQCNNHSINTELINLNTLGVILDMYFKYIWNNFLHIQVEICTAMILAMPPAPTDMQPGTEQEQAKDSMLIRHLFEKSQFIQRIVDAWSSNEKEQAEGGRRRGYMGHLTRIANSIVHNSDKGPNGLQIQQLLSELPSEDRERWEAFVSGQLADTNKRNAVDLVNTHHIHSSSDDEVDFKDSGFHQDSSLQQAFSDYQMQQMTSNFIEQFGFNDEEFADQDDVVDIPFDRISDINFSLNTNESANIALFEARCKEKIQQFEDAGSDEEDIWDEKDVTFAPEAQRRQRSSGSTDSEESTDSEEEDGKRDPFETSNPSADDRMEVDTGPVWTANFDDIPMDTGTSTAPAPSPSSTAVSPSSSKAPPEAAWNSVGPNPESSWADFSSFTPVSPKDPLRCNSPVAMETSIETVDPLGVNAAMHPEECDCWLGASVAPPSSPKAEGCALSNAEEETSSCEQRSITETLINGSMKETVSLTVDAKTETAVFKRVLKSYRDEEKLSSSEKYLAVECEDASNVSSCLKSGEKCRPTAELPNGPLKEVSAAEDNKQDSPVPSEPAINGPA, encoded by the exons ATGTTTTGGAAATTTGACCTCCACACCACTTCTCACATCGACACCCTCTTAGAGAAGGAGGATGTGACGCTCATAGAGGTTATGGATGAGGACGACGTTCTGCAGGAGTGTAAAGCTCACAACCACAAGCTGGTGGACTTCCTGCTGAGACCTCAATGCATGGAGGACCTGGTCACTTATATCACGCAGGAACCCGATGCCGATGTTGAGGAAAAGGTTAAATACaa GTATCCCAACATATCGTGTGAGCTGCTTACATCCGATGTGAGTCAGATCAACGACAGACTGGGTGAAGATGAAAAGTTGCTGATGAAGCTTTACGGCTTCCTCAAGAATGAACCGCCTCTTAACCCACTTCTGGCCAGCTTCTTCTCCAAAGTGCTGTCTATTCTGATAGGACGCAAGCCGGAACAG ATAGTGAATTTTCTGAGGAAGAGGGAGGACTTTGTTGATCTGATGATCAAACACATCGGGACGTCAGCCATCATGGACCTGCTGCTCAGAATGCTCACCTGCATTGAACCACAACAGCTACGTCAAGATGTTCTCAAT TGGCTAAATGAGGAGAAGGTCATTCAGAGGCTGGTGGACACGGTGCAGCCTGCTCAAGATGAAGAT AGACACTCCAATGCATCCCAGTCTCTGTGTGAAATCATCAGACTGAGCCGAGATCAGATGTTCCAGGTCCAGGGCTGCTCAGATCCTGACCCCCTTCTAGCCACACTTGAAAA GCAGGAGACGGTGGAGCAGCTGCTTGCCAACATCTTTGAAAAGGAGAAGAATGACTCTGCAATTGTCAGCGTCATACAGATCCTTCTCACCTTGTTTGAGACGCGGAGACCAGC GTTTGAGGGGCATATGGAGTGTCCCCCTGGGGTGTCCCATCCATCTTTCTCAGTCAACCACAGCATCCTGGAGGCTGTGCGGCCTCGACTCAAAGACTTTCACCAGCTGCTGCTTGAACCCCCCAAG aaaaatgtgatgaaaactACATGGGGGGTGCTGGACCCACCCGTGGGCAATACTCGCCTCAATGTGGTCAGACTGGTGGCCAGTTTGTTGCAGTGCAACAATCACAGCATCAACACAGAACTCATAAACCTCAACACACTGGGAGTCATACTA GATATGTACTTCAAATACATCTGGAACAACTTCCTCCACATTCAGGTGGAAATCTGCACAGCCATGATTCTGGCTATGCCCCCAGCCCCCACAGACATGcagccaggcacagagcagGAACAAGCAAAGGACAGCATGCTGATCAGACAT CTCTTTGAGAAAAGTCAGTTTATCCAGAGAATCGTGGACGCCTGGAGCTCCAACGAAAAAGAACA GGCAGAAGGTGGGCGGCGACGAGGCTACATGGGTCACCTGACCAGGATAGCCAACTCTATAGTTCATAACAGTGATAAAGGGCCAAACGGGCTGCAGATACAGCAGCTCCTCTCTG AGCTGCCTTCAGAGGACCGGGAAAGATGGGAGGCCTTTGTTTCTGGGCAGCTGGCTGACACAAACAAGAGAAACGCAGTTGACTTG GTCAACACTCATCACATCCACTCTTCCAGTGATGACGAGGTGGACTTTAAAGACAGTGGGTTTCATCAGGACTCCTCCCTTCAACAG GCCTTTTCTGATTATCAGATGCAACAAATGACGTCCAATTTTATTGAGCAGTTCGGCTTCAATGATGAAGAGTTTGCGGATCAGGACGATGTTGTGGA TATTCCTTTTGATAGAATATCAGACATCAATTTTTCACTCAACACAAATGAAAGT GCAAATATAGCTCTGTTCGAGGCCCGCTGCAAGGAGAAAATCCAGCAGTTTGAAGACGCTGGTTCAGATGAGGAGGACATCTGGGATGAAAAAGACGTCACCTTTGCTCCCGAGGCTCAGAGACGCCAGAG GAGCTCTGGCAGCACAGACAGCGAGGAGAGCACGGATTCTGAGGAAGAGGACGGGAAAAGGGATCCGTTTGAAACCTCCAATCCCAGCGCCGATGACAGAATGGAAGTCGACACAG GGCCAGTGTGGACAGCTAACTTTGATGACATCCCCATGGACACGGGAACATCCACAGCTCCAGCCCCGAGCCCCAGCAGCACTGCCGTGTCCCCCTCCTCCTCTAAAGCCCCTCCTGAAGCAGCGTGGAACTCTGTGGGACCCAACCCTGAAAGCAGCTGGGCAGATTTCTCCAGCTTCACCCCTGTTAG TCCCAAAGACCCTCTGAGGTGCAACTCTCCGGTTGCTATGGAAACCAGCATAGAGACAGTAGACCCTCTTGGGGTGAACGCAGCAATGCATCCTGAGG AGTGTGATTGCTGGTTGGGCGCCTCTGtggcccctccctcctctcccAAAGCTGAGGGCTGCGCTCTTTCCAACGCAGAGGAGGAAACGTCCAGCTGTGAGCAGCGCAGCATCACTGAGACGCTCATCAACGGCTCCATGAAAGAAACTGTCAGTCTCACTGTGGACGCCAAGACGGAGACGGCCGTCTTCAAGAG AGTGTTGAAATCTTATCG TGATGAAGAGAAGCTCTCCTCTTCAGAGAAGTACCTGGCGGTGGAGTGTGAGGACGCCAGCAACGTCAGCAGCTGTCTCAAATCCGG